The Caballeronia sp. SL2Y3 genome includes a window with the following:
- a CDS encoding NCS2 family permease — protein sequence MDTTATTQRDTTALERFFGIRAAGSRTKTEIVAGITTFLTAMYIIVVNPGILSQAGVPFPAALTATVIVSFLGSCAMGLYARNPVLVAPGMGMNALFAFVMVHGGKMPWQTALGCVFWAGVIFAVLAVFNARKLVVDAIPANLRHAVSCGIGLFISLIGLVNAKFVVGDPVTIVHSASLNPVVITFLIGLAVTTILVARKVTGALMLGIVFTTIIAIPIGRVWGDGTAYWPAAIATKTLVNWNGLFSAPDFSGIWQLDLTGALKVVYWPFIFVMLFTSFFDALSTFMAISEAGKLFDANGNPRNIRQSMMVDAFSALVSAPLGTSPANAYIESAAGISAGGRTGLVAVVAGLCFLPFLFLSPLLSLVPAIATAPALVLVGVFMMEAITQIEWHRFDEAIPAFLAMILIPLTYSITDGVAYGFLAFVVLKAATGRAKEIKPAMWIIAAFSLVLLSQL from the coding sequence ATGGATACCACAGCAACAACACAACGCGACACCACCGCCCTCGAACGATTCTTCGGCATTCGCGCGGCCGGCTCGCGTACGAAGACGGAGATCGTCGCGGGCATCACGACGTTTCTCACGGCGATGTACATCATCGTCGTCAATCCGGGCATTCTTTCGCAGGCCGGCGTGCCGTTCCCGGCGGCGCTCACGGCAACGGTCATCGTCAGCTTTCTCGGCAGCTGCGCGATGGGCCTCTACGCGCGCAACCCCGTGCTCGTCGCGCCCGGCATGGGCATGAACGCGCTCTTCGCCTTCGTGATGGTCCACGGCGGCAAGATGCCGTGGCAAACGGCGCTCGGCTGCGTGTTCTGGGCCGGCGTGATCTTCGCGGTGCTCGCGGTGTTCAACGCGCGCAAGCTCGTCGTCGATGCGATTCCCGCGAACCTGCGCCATGCGGTGTCGTGCGGCATCGGCTTGTTCATCAGCCTCATCGGGCTCGTGAACGCGAAGTTCGTCGTCGGCGATCCGGTGACCATCGTGCATTCGGCCTCGCTCAATCCGGTGGTCATCACGTTCCTGATCGGCCTCGCCGTCACGACGATTCTGGTCGCGCGCAAAGTGACCGGCGCGCTGATGCTCGGCATCGTGTTCACGACGATCATCGCCATTCCTATCGGCCGCGTCTGGGGCGACGGCACCGCGTACTGGCCCGCCGCCATCGCCACGAAAACGCTGGTGAACTGGAACGGCCTGTTCTCCGCGCCGGACTTTTCGGGCATCTGGCAACTGGACCTCACGGGCGCGCTGAAAGTGGTCTACTGGCCGTTCATCTTCGTGATGCTCTTCACGTCGTTCTTCGACGCGCTCTCCACGTTCATGGCGATCTCGGAGGCCGGCAAGCTCTTCGACGCGAACGGCAACCCGCGCAACATCCGCCAGTCGATGATGGTCGACGCGTTCTCCGCGCTCGTTTCCGCGCCGCTCGGCACGAGTCCCGCGAACGCGTATATCGAATCGGCGGCGGGCATTTCGGCGGGCGGGCGCACCGGGCTCGTCGCAGTAGTCGCGGGGTTGTGCTTCCTGCCGTTCCTTTTCCTCTCGCCGCTCTTGTCGCTCGTTCCGGCGATCGCGACCGCGCCCGCGCTCGTGCTGGTCGGCGTGTTCATGATGGAAGCGATCACGCAGATCGAATGGCATCGCTTCGATGAAGCCATTCCCGCGTTCCTCGCGATGATCCTGATTCCGCTGACCTACTCGATCACCGACGGCGTCGCGTACGGCTTTCTCGCGTTCGTCGTGCTCAAGGCCGCGACCGGGCGCGCGAAGGAAATCAAGCCGGCGATGTGGATCATCGCGGCCTTCTCGCTCGTATTGCTTTCGCAGTTGTAG
- the aepY gene encoding phosphonopyruvate decarboxylase, which translates to MIEAAQFVEAARARGFDWYAGVPCSFLTPFINYVLQDESLHYVSAANEGDAVALIAGVALGAGSGTGNGAGNGERKRRGIAMMQNSGLGNAVSPLTSLTWTFRLPQLLIVTWRGQPGVADEPQHALMGPITPQMLDTMEIPWELFPTEADAIGPALDRATEYMDRTGRPYALVMQKGSVAPYELKKTGLSGVRSGQAAAPVDRFEGERVTRHAALERVIARTPKDSTVVLASTGFCGRELYAIDDRENQLYLVGSMGCVTPMALGLALSRPDLAVVALDGDGAALMRMGAFSTLGAYGPSNLIHLLLDNGAHESTGGQATVSRGVDFASIASACGYALALDGDDIGVIDRLFDAQAPEGARFARLSISTGTPADLPRPKITPQDVRARLQRHIGER; encoded by the coding sequence GTGATTGAGGCCGCCCAGTTCGTCGAAGCGGCGCGCGCGCGCGGCTTCGACTGGTATGCGGGCGTGCCGTGCTCGTTTCTCACGCCGTTCATCAACTACGTGCTGCAGGACGAATCGCTGCATTACGTGTCGGCGGCGAACGAAGGCGATGCGGTCGCGCTGATCGCAGGCGTGGCGCTTGGCGCGGGAAGCGGCACGGGGAACGGCGCGGGGAACGGTGAGCGCAAACGTCGCGGCATCGCGATGATGCAGAACTCCGGGCTCGGCAACGCGGTGAGCCCGCTGACCTCGCTTACGTGGACGTTCCGGCTGCCGCAGCTTCTGATCGTGACGTGGCGCGGCCAGCCGGGCGTCGCCGATGAACCGCAGCACGCGCTGATGGGCCCGATCACGCCGCAAATGCTCGACACGATGGAGATTCCGTGGGAGCTTTTCCCGACGGAAGCGGACGCCATCGGTCCGGCGCTCGACCGCGCGACCGAATACATGGACCGCACGGGCCGTCCGTATGCGCTCGTGATGCAGAAGGGCAGCGTCGCGCCGTATGAACTGAAGAAGACCGGGCTGTCCGGCGTGCGCTCCGGTCAAGCCGCCGCGCCGGTCGACCGATTCGAAGGCGAGCGCGTGACGCGTCATGCCGCGCTTGAGCGCGTGATCGCACGCACGCCTAAGGATTCGACTGTCGTGCTGGCTTCGACCGGCTTCTGCGGCCGCGAGCTGTACGCCATCGACGACCGCGAGAACCAGCTGTATCTCGTCGGCTCGATGGGCTGCGTGACGCCGATGGCGCTCGGCCTGGCGTTGTCGCGTCCGGACCTGGCCGTCGTCGCGCTCGACGGCGACGGCGCGGCGCTCATGCGCATGGGCGCGTTTTCGACGCTCGGCGCGTACGGCCCGTCCAACCTCATCCACTTGTTGCTCGACAACGGCGCGCACGAATCGACGGGCGGACAGGCGACCGTCTCGCGCGGCGTCGATTTCGCGTCGATCGCGTCGGCGTGCGGCTACGCGCTCGCGCTCGACGGCGACGACATCGGCGTGATCGACCGCCTCTTCGACGCGCAAGCGCCCGAAGGCGCGCGCTTCGCGCGGCTGTCGATCAGCACCGGCACGCCCGCCGATCTGCCGCGCCCGAAGATCACGCCGCAAGACGTGCGCGCGCGCTTGCAACGACACATCGGAGAACGCTGA
- a CDS encoding adenosine deaminase, with the protein MNPTLADKIARAPKAELHIHIEGSLEPELIFALAERNGVKLAYDSIDALRAAYAFTDLQSFLDIYYAGASVLLHEADFYDMTMAYVERALADHVTHAEIFFDPQTHTERGVAIETVVAGIERALAEGEKRGLTSKLILCFLRHLSEEDALATYESALPLFDQYAHRLIGVGLDSSERGHPPSKFERVFAKARERGLKLVAHAGEEGPPAYVYEALDVLKVDRVDHGVRSIEDAALVARLADARIALTVCPLSNIKLCVFDDMTKHTLKDLLDQGVAVMINSDDPAYFGGYVNANYFAIVDALKLSDKEVYTLLKNSLEASFVTDEERAAMVARLDAYWKQ; encoded by the coding sequence ATGAATCCCACACTCGCCGACAAGATCGCGCGCGCGCCGAAGGCGGAACTGCACATTCACATCGAAGGCTCGCTCGAGCCGGAACTGATCTTCGCGCTTGCCGAAAGGAACGGCGTGAAGCTCGCGTACGACTCCATCGACGCGCTGCGCGCCGCGTACGCGTTCACCGATCTGCAGTCGTTCCTCGACATTTACTACGCGGGCGCGAGCGTCCTCTTGCATGAAGCCGATTTCTACGACATGACGATGGCCTACGTCGAGCGCGCGCTCGCCGACCACGTCACGCACGCGGAGATCTTCTTCGATCCGCAAACGCATACGGAGCGCGGCGTCGCCATCGAAACGGTCGTCGCGGGCATCGAGCGCGCGCTTGCCGAAGGCGAAAAGCGCGGCCTCACGTCGAAGCTGATTCTCTGCTTCCTGCGTCATCTTTCCGAGGAAGACGCGCTGGCCACATATGAAAGCGCGCTGCCGCTCTTCGATCAGTACGCGCACCGGCTGATCGGCGTCGGGCTGGATTCGTCGGAACGCGGGCATCCGCCGTCGAAATTCGAGCGCGTCTTCGCGAAGGCGCGCGAGCGCGGCCTGAAGCTCGTCGCGCATGCGGGCGAGGAAGGCCCGCCCGCGTATGTCTACGAAGCGCTGGATGTGCTCAAGGTGGATCGCGTCGATCACGGCGTGCGCAGCATCGAGGACGCGGCGCTCGTCGCGCGTCTCGCGGATGCGCGCATCGCGCTGACCGTGTGCCCGCTCTCGAACATCAAGCTCTGCGTGTTCGACGACATGACCAAGCACACGCTGAAAGACCTGCTGGATCAGGGCGTCGCGGTGATGATCAATTCGGACGATCCCGCGTACTTCGGCGGCTACGTCAACGCGAACTACTTCGCCATCGTCGATGCGCTGAAGCTGTCCGACAAAGAGGTCTACACGCTGTTGAAGAACAGCCTGGAAGCCTCGTTCGTCACCGATGAGGAACGCGCCGCGATGGTCGCGCGCCTCGACGCGTACTGGAAGCAATAA
- the guaD gene encoding guanine deaminase encodes MTQTAYRAQLLTFREDPALAADGAVYEADGLLIVEDGKVVAAGAYASLRDTLGADATVHTMRDKLIVPGFIDSHIHFPQTDMIASPAPGLLPWLNTYTFPTERGFENSAVARETASFFLDELLACGTTTALVYCTVHKQSADAFFTESEARNLRMVAGKVLMDRNCPEFLRDTAQSGYDESAELIARWHGRGRQHYALTPRFAPTSTEAQLEACGALAQQHRDVFIQTHVAENTDEIKWVESLFPGHRSYLDVYDHYGLLRRRAVYGHCIHLDDTDRQRMAETGAVASHCPTSNLFLGSGLFDFEKAGASKMPVALATDVGGGTSFSMLQTMNEAHKVARLTGHHLSATRMFWLATTGAAQVLELDDKIGTLAPGSEADFVVLDPAATPLLARRTARVESLEELLFAFALLGDDRAVSETYAAGKRVHERERRRTTALELAA; translated from the coding sequence ATGACTCAGACCGCCTACCGCGCCCAGTTGCTCACCTTCCGCGAAGACCCCGCGCTCGCCGCCGACGGCGCGGTGTACGAGGCCGACGGCCTTCTGATCGTCGAGGACGGCAAGGTGGTCGCGGCGGGCGCGTATGCGTCGCTGCGCGACACGCTCGGCGCGGACGCGACCGTGCACACCATGCGCGACAAGCTGATCGTGCCAGGCTTCATCGACTCGCATATCCACTTTCCGCAGACGGACATGATCGCGTCGCCCGCGCCGGGTCTTCTGCCGTGGCTCAACACGTACACGTTTCCGACCGAGCGCGGCTTCGAGAATTCAGCCGTCGCGCGCGAGACGGCGAGCTTTTTCCTCGATGAACTGCTCGCCTGCGGCACGACCACGGCGCTCGTCTACTGCACGGTGCACAAGCAATCCGCCGATGCGTTCTTTACCGAAAGCGAGGCGCGCAATCTGCGCATGGTGGCGGGCAAGGTGCTGATGGACCGCAACTGCCCCGAGTTCCTGCGTGACACCGCGCAATCCGGCTACGACGAAAGCGCCGAGCTCATCGCGCGCTGGCATGGCCGCGGGCGTCAGCATTACGCGCTGACGCCGCGTTTCGCGCCGACATCGACGGAAGCGCAACTGGAAGCGTGCGGCGCGCTCGCGCAGCAGCACCGCGATGTGTTCATCCAGACGCACGTCGCGGAGAACACCGACGAGATCAAGTGGGTCGAAAGCCTGTTTCCGGGGCACCGCAGCTATCTGGACGTCTACGATCACTACGGCCTATTGCGGCGGCGCGCGGTGTACGGCCACTGCATCCACCTCGACGATACCGACCGGCAGCGCATGGCCGAAACGGGCGCGGTGGCGTCGCATTGCCCGACTTCGAACCTGTTTCTCGGCAGCGGCTTGTTCGATTTCGAGAAAGCTGGCGCGTCGAAGATGCCGGTCGCGCTCGCGACGGACGTCGGCGGCGGCACGTCGTTCTCCATGCTCCAGACGATGAACGAAGCGCACAAGGTCGCGCGTCTGACCGGGCATCACCTGAGCGCGACGCGCATGTTCTGGCTCGCGACGACGGGCGCGGCGCAAGTGCTCGAACTCGACGACAAGATCGGCACGCTCGCGCCCGGCAGCGAAGCGGATTTCGTGGTGCTCGATCCGGCCGCGACGCCGCTGCTCGCGCGGCGCACGGCGCGCGTGGAGTCGCTGGAAGAACTGCTGTTCGCGTTCGCGCTGCTCGGCGATGACCGCGCCGTGTCCGAGACCTACGCGGCAGGCAAGCGCGTGCACGAGCGCGAGCGGCGCAGGACGACGGCGCTGGAACTGGCGGCCTGA
- a CDS encoding 2-aminoethylphosphonate aminotransferase, with the protein MLLLNPGPVTLTERVRNSLLRTDLCHREPEFFDLQDEARARLVAAYELDPAKWTAVLMTGSGTAAVESMIAGLVPEGGRLLVVENGVYGDRIAQIAAQYGIEHEVLKYEWMQAPDTDAIVRMIDEKAFSHVAIIHHETTTGRLNPLDALSRACAERGVGLLVDGVSSFGAEAIDFDGGGIVAVAATANKCLHGVPGAAFVIARRDALAKAASRTYYLGIARLAKLQDARNTPFTPSVHAYYALVEALREFEDEGGWRKRHERYAALAEQVRAGFAALGIESGLPADESSVVLRAYRLPAGISYETLHDALKAKGFVIYAGQGGLSKTLFRISTMGALDASDMDRLIGSVAELLH; encoded by the coding sequence ATGCTGCTGCTCAATCCCGGCCCCGTCACGCTGACCGAACGCGTGCGCAACAGCCTGCTGCGGACGGACCTGTGCCATCGCGAGCCGGAGTTCTTCGACTTGCAGGACGAAGCGAGAGCGCGGCTCGTCGCGGCGTACGAGCTCGATCCCGCGAAGTGGACGGCGGTGCTGATGACCGGCTCCGGCACGGCTGCCGTCGAAAGCATGATCGCGGGCCTCGTGCCGGAAGGCGGGCGGCTGCTCGTCGTGGAAAACGGCGTGTACGGCGACCGCATCGCGCAGATCGCGGCGCAGTACGGCATCGAGCATGAAGTGCTGAAGTACGAATGGATGCAGGCGCCGGACACCGACGCGATCGTCCGGATGATCGACGAGAAGGCGTTCTCGCACGTCGCAATCATTCATCATGAAACGACGACCGGCCGCCTGAATCCGCTGGATGCGCTCTCGCGGGCGTGCGCCGAGCGCGGCGTCGGCCTCTTGGTCGATGGCGTGAGCAGCTTCGGCGCGGAAGCGATCGACTTCGACGGCGGCGGCATCGTCGCGGTGGCGGCGACGGCGAACAAGTGCCTGCACGGCGTGCCGGGCGCGGCGTTCGTGATCGCGCGGCGCGACGCGCTGGCGAAGGCCGCGAGCCGCACGTACTACCTCGGCATCGCGCGGCTCGCGAAGTTGCAGGACGCGCGCAACACGCCGTTCACGCCGTCCGTGCATGCGTACTACGCGCTCGTCGAGGCGTTGCGCGAGTTCGAGGACGAAGGCGGCTGGCGCAAGCGCCACGAGCGTTATGCCGCGCTCGCCGAGCAAGTGCGCGCGGGCTTTGCGGCGCTGGGTATCGAGAGCGGGTTGCCGGCGGACGAGTCATCAGTCGTGCTGCGCGCGTACCGGTTGCCGGCGGGCATCAGCTACGAAACGCTGCACGATGCCCTGAAGGCCAAGGGCTTCGTGATCTACGCGGGGCAGGGCGGCTTGTCGAAGACCTTGTTCCGCATCTCGACGATGGGCGCGCTCGATGCCAGCGACATGGATCGGCTGATCGGATCCGTCGCGGAACTGCTGCATTAA
- the aepX gene encoding phosphoenolpyruvate mutase → MNAPRTIPVGYSRTMRLREMLQSSRLEFLMEAHNGISARIAKEAGFKAIWGSGLSISAQFGVRDNNEASWTQVVDNLEFMADASDLPILLDGDTGYGNFNNVRRLVKKLEQRGIAGVCIEDKQFPKTNSFINGEAQPLADIDEFCGKIKAGKDSQSDPNFSIVARVEALIAGWGMEEALKRAEAYRQAGADAILIHSKLSKPDEILTFAREWAGRGPLVIVPTKYYSTPTDAFRQAGISCVIWANHLIRGAVSAMQAIAKEIHDSETLVNVEDRIATVNEIFRLQDADEYSAAENIYLTAANEKRSAVVLAASRGAGLEAVTADRPKVMLPVAGKPLLRHLVEAFKKEGINDITVVGGYRADAIDTSGVRLVVNDKHASTGELASLACAAKHITGDTVLSYGDLLFRSYILRDLVESPSDFCVVVDSSQTPQSGASATDFAYCSQPDDRALFGQKVWLESVVGAGHALTEGRAPQGRWMGLINVRSGARERLLAVLAQLQARPDFDTLDMAALLNALVAAGEKIEVQYVHGHWRGVNDLDDFRRAGDFAHGQTPIGSEGLENARD, encoded by the coding sequence ATGAACGCACCCCGAACCATTCCCGTCGGCTACTCGCGCACCATGCGCCTGCGCGAGATGCTGCAAAGCAGCCGCCTCGAATTCCTGATGGAAGCGCACAACGGCATCTCCGCGCGCATCGCGAAGGAAGCCGGTTTCAAGGCGATCTGGGGCTCGGGCCTCTCGATCTCCGCGCAGTTCGGCGTGCGCGACAACAACGAAGCGAGCTGGACGCAGGTTGTCGATAACCTGGAATTCATGGCCGACGCGAGCGATCTGCCGATCCTGCTCGACGGCGACACCGGCTACGGCAACTTCAACAACGTGCGCCGGCTCGTGAAGAAGCTGGAGCAGCGCGGCATCGCGGGCGTGTGCATCGAGGACAAGCAGTTCCCGAAGACCAACAGCTTCATCAACGGCGAAGCGCAGCCGCTCGCCGACATCGACGAATTCTGCGGCAAGATCAAGGCGGGCAAGGATTCGCAAAGCGATCCTAACTTTTCGATCGTGGCGCGCGTCGAGGCGCTGATCGCCGGTTGGGGCATGGAGGAAGCGCTCAAGCGCGCCGAGGCGTATCGCCAGGCGGGCGCGGACGCGATCCTGATCCACAGCAAGCTCTCGAAGCCCGACGAAATCCTGACCTTCGCGCGCGAATGGGCCGGGCGCGGTCCGCTCGTGATCGTGCCGACGAAGTACTACAGCACGCCGACCGACGCGTTCCGTCAGGCGGGCATCAGCTGCGTGATCTGGGCGAACCATCTGATTCGCGGCGCGGTGTCGGCGATGCAGGCCATCGCGAAGGAAATCCACGACAGCGAGACGCTCGTCAATGTGGAAGACCGCATCGCGACGGTCAACGAGATCTTCCGCCTGCAAGACGCCGACGAATACTCCGCCGCCGAGAACATCTATCTGACGGCGGCCAACGAGAAGCGCAGCGCGGTCGTGCTGGCGGCGAGCCGCGGCGCGGGGCTCGAAGCCGTGACGGCCGATCGTCCGAAAGTGATGCTGCCGGTCGCGGGCAAGCCGCTTCTGCGCCATCTCGTCGAGGCGTTCAAGAAGGAAGGCATCAACGACATCACCGTGGTCGGCGGCTACCGTGCCGATGCGATCGATACGTCGGGCGTGCGCCTCGTCGTCAACGACAAGCACGCGTCGACGGGCGAACTGGCATCGCTCGCGTGCGCCGCGAAGCACATCACCGGCGACACGGTGCTCTCCTACGGCGACCTGCTGTTTCGCAGCTATATCCTGCGCGATCTCGTCGAATCGCCGAGCGACTTCTGCGTCGTCGTCGATTCGTCGCAGACGCCGCAATCGGGCGCGTCCGCGACCGACTTCGCTTACTGCTCGCAACCGGATGACCGCGCGCTCTTCGGCCAGAAAGTGTGGCTGGAAAGCGTCGTCGGCGCGGGACACGCTCTGACCGAAGGACGCGCGCCGCAGGGCCGCTGGATGGGTCTCATCAATGTGCGCAGCGGCGCGCGCGAGCGCCTGCTCGCGGTGCTCGCGCAGCTTCAGGCGCGTCCCGACTTCGATACGCTCGACATGGCCGCGCTGCTGAATGCGCTCGTCGCGGCGGGCGAGAAGATCGAAGTGCAGTACGTGCACGGCCACTGGCGCGGCGTGAACGACCTCGACGACTTCCGCCGCGCGGGCGACTTCGCGCACGGACAAACGCCGATCGGCTCGGAAGGTCTGGAGAACGCGCGTGATTGA